GGTGGTTACAATTAAATGTGCCCCAACACCTTGAGGTCAGACATACAGACTttattctctctttcactctcattTTGCTCTAACATCCAGCATAAGGCACTTACCCTCGGGATGGAAGGGTCAGAGGGCACACAGTGAACTCTTGGTGTCGGGGGGATTTGCTCAGACACCAGAGGTTGCTTCCACgtcactctccttccctcttcctgccccccccctccaTCAAGAGAAGCTTCTGTTCCAAGATAAGTGGAATCCATTCCCGTCCATGGTTAAAAGTGGGTTGAGGAACTTGGTACAGAGAGTCCCATCTTCTTTTTAAGGAACACATTTGAATGACTTCAAAGGGAAAATTTTGATAATTAAGAATCAGTGTCTCTCACTTCCCACTATAAAAATTGGCTCCATCTGCCACCTCCCTGAGTAAGCTCAGAGCACAGCATTTCCCTGGGAATGAGCTTGAGACCATCTGGGCTCCTGGGTGAAGTATGCTCACTTGCTGGCCGTGAACGCCTGGATCCCTGTGATTGCCCTTCCAAGGATCAGAGCATGAATGTCATGAGTGCCTGGACAAGATAAATACAGAGATGGTCTGAAGTCAGAACAGCTCACAACTTCCCTTTAAAGTCAATTTTCATGTCCCTCTTCCCCCTAGGCTACTACTTTGGAAGATCAGACCCACAAAGATGGCGACTGCTGACAGCTACTGGGAGAGGCCCCTCTTAGTAACAGCAACCAAGAGAAGGCTCAGAGGCCACCGTTCAGGCCACACTGAGAAAATTGTTTTTCACAGTTCTATAATGCATctcggggggaaaaaaaagtccttgtgCTAGACCCAAAACTTCAGCAAGTCCAGCCCTGGCCATGGGCCCAGCTTTGGTGTTCCCCATACTTGGCAAATTcactccaccccaccctgcacagttggttaaatgtttaattttcaacCCGTTCATGCTTCTTTCACACAGAGGCTGAGAAAGCTGATGAGCTCTGTGGAGATATGTCAGGCCCTTTCTTACCTAAGAGAGGGAATGGGAACACAGACATCAGATAAATTGCTTGTCCCAGCTGATCTCCCCATCCTAAAGCCACCACCCCACATACCACATCCCATGCTGTCAAGTCTGGGTAACATTTTAGAGCCATCAGTGTTCTCATTTGCTCTTCCTAAGCTTAACAGGGTGGAAGGCAAAGGTTACTGCTTCCCTTTTATGGAGAATTACATAACAATTACGTTTACTTCCTAAAGTGCAAATCtgaccccatccctcccctgcaTAAAACTCCCTAAAGGCTCTGCTTGTCCTCAGGGTCATCCCCACACCTGTAGGATCACCCCAACCCCAACCTTCCCTTTTGCTGTTTCTGGAATGTCCATCTAGAATAGCACACAGAAGCTACTTCACTGTCTTTGCCCAGGGAGCTACACTTGCCTTCAGGCCCAACCTGGTCCCACTTTCTTCTCAAGATGAGCACTTGTACCTTTATACATCTCTGCCTGGCTGATACTAGATTgtactttttttcaaataatctttttccATGTCTCTTCCCACAGGGAAAGGTGTTCTAGGTCCAATGCGATTATATCCAGTTGCCAGATGTAGGCACTACAGCCTGACaatgatttgtcttttttctcttaacataAAATGGAGTGGTGATTCCTGTGTGTAGCTGTGCTCTTGCTTCCTAGCATCCACCAGCTCACTAGGCATTGTGCCCCATTCTGGGGATGCCCGAGGAGGTCATAAAACAGTCTAGGAAGTACCCCTCCACCTGAGCACCATGGGGGAAAGGGCTGAGAGCATTTCACTTCCACAGTCCCTGTGTGAGCCACTCCAGATGAAGAACACAGGGTaggacttgccccaggtcaccaGTGATGACAGCTGGGAGGATTCAGTCCTGCTGTCCCCACCCTTCTTCTTTAGACAGTGAGGCCACTGTGACACTCCTCCCCCCAGAGACCCAGCCCCTACCTTCATAGGTGTTCACAGCCTCCAGGTTCATGGCGTGCCGGATCACATGATACTCATCAGAAATCCCATTCCCCCCCAGTATGTCTCGGGCCTGGCGGGCGATATCCAGGGCCTTCCCACAGTTATTCCTCTTCAGCAGGGAGACCATTTCTGGAGTGGCCCTGGGAGTGGCACAGGCATGTAACAAGTATGGGCTCACACAAAGAACTgaccccaggcatccctaagccCCGGGCAAACCCAGCCAGGAGAGATGATTCCCCAAGTTCTAGTCCTAGCAGCAGACACTGAGCTCCCAGTAAGGGATAAGCAAGCAGTCCTGTCCCATCGAGGCCAAGAGGGAAAGAAGGCATAGGTCCCCAGGGCCCACCAGGCACAAAAGACCCTCCTCTCCTGGTCCCCAGGGACAGCCACCACCATGTCCTTGCTGCCTATGTCCTGCTCCCCCAACACACAACCCTTACTTGTCTTGATCCTTTAAGCGGCCAAGCTGTAGGCAGGCATGAAGGCCCAGTGTGATCTCAGTGAGCATGTCTGCCAGCTTCTTCTGAATCAGCTGGTTCCTGGCCAGTGGGGCACCAAACTGGATCCTAGGTGGGCAAGTTCAGGGTAAGTGTGGGGATGTTCACTCCCCAGTCCTGGAGGCCTTCCTAGGCTGACTGGGCCCTCACCGAGTTCACCCTGGCCCTGTTACTGCTCAGTGTTACCAATGTCACTGAGCACTCAGGCCCTCAGTGTTCAGAAGAACTTCCCAGGCCATTTCACCCAGTGTGGAATTTAAGTCTGGTAGACAGGGGATGAGGAGTCACTGGTAGGGGTAAGGGATGGAGCCCATGCTGCCCCCACACCTCCAAATCTCATGGCAGCCCCACATACCTATCCAGACTGTACTGCCGGGCCGTGTGCAAGCAGAATTCAGCAGCTCCAAGCACACCCCAAGCGATGCCAAACCGGGCATTGTTCAGGCAGCCAAAGGGCCCCTGTAAAGTTGAGAGAGAGGCCTCAGCCCCAGCTGGAAGCTGAGAGGCCCCATGCAGAACTAACCTACATAAAGGAAACCCCCTTCCCCAGACATGAAGTCAGTTTAAACAGAGGGATTCGGGGCAGCCGTTTCAACCACACACAGTCCTGGCACCAAAGCTCATGCATATACAGTTTTACCCAGCCCAGGATCTGAGCTAGATGCTAAGATCTAGGGGATGATGTAAGGAGACAAAGATGTACATGCATCAAAGAATTAAATTGGCTCAGGCCCGTATGTGTCCTTGGCAGAGCCAGTATGAGCAAAATGGTCACCAAAAAGGGGCAATTTCCAAACATCAGTGAGCCAAACAGGACCTCTCAGAATCATTCGTGTGTGGGCTCTGCAAGCACAGGGACTGTGTCTGTTTCCCAGCTGGGCCCCCAGCATGGTCCCTGCCCTAGAAAGTTGAACCAGCTGGTGAGTGATACCAGTTCCCAAGGTGGCTGCTGCTCACCGCCAGACCAGATACGTCAGGCAGCACATTCTCCTCCGGCACCTCCACACCGTCCATGACAATCATCCCTGTGGATGAGGCGCGCAAGGAGAACTTGCCCTCAATCTTGGGGGCTGAGAGGCCCCGCATCCCCTTCTCCAGCAAGAAGCCCCGAATGGAGCGATCTTCACACCGGGCCCATACTACAAACAGGTCGGCCACAGGTGCATTGGTGAtcctgggggagggacagacagTGAGGGTCTGGCCACCTCCCCCTTGCCCCTGCCCACCTGCTTGAGACACCAGGCCCCTCACCAAGTCTTGGTCCCATTGAGGGTGTAGCTCCTGTTGGATGGGTTGTGGCGGGCTCTGGTCTCCATGCTGCCAGGGTCACTCCCATGGTTGGGCTCTGTGAGCCCGAAGCAGCCCAGGAGCTCCCCTTTGGCTGCAGGAACAATACAGGGTCACAAGACTGCCTGTCCCTCACCCATCCCCTCAAAATTGTCAGCTTCTCCACTGagccaggccaaaggcagacccaaCTCTGCCCTCATGTCACTCTCAGGTGATGGTGGTATGTGGGaacagccacccccccccccccaggccacAGTAACAATGCCACAATGGGGAGAGTAGGAGTCAGGAAAGAGATAATCTGTCTTGAAGGCAGTGAAAAGGAGctaagcaggaggaggaagagtggaGAAGAGTGCTCCCAGCGAGGTAGAGATGTGCAAAGGCACAGTGGTACTTTCGGAGAATTCTTGATTGCTAAGGAGGAGCAGTCAAGAGAATGGCCATAGATGAGGTGGAATGGTCAGCAGAGGCCAGGCTACTCATGTGGGGTCTTGTGGACCATCAGGAAATTAAGACTTTAAACTTTGGGCTAGGAAGGGGCAGCACAGAAAGCAACTCAGGAGTGAGATGATGGTGGTAAGAAGTGGGCAGAGTCTAGGCAGACCTAGGAGGGGACAGTCAGGATCAGATGCAGGGGTGAGGCCCATGGTCTGGCAGGGGATCTGGGTAGCCATTGGGTATCTTTCAGGTAGGGACAGAAGGTCTGCAGGCACTGGGGACAGTCCCATTCCTAAGTTCCAGACCCCTGACACGATCTTCCTTCCACCAGACTCCGTGGCAACTGCTCACCCAGCCGGGGCAGATACTTCTGCTGCTGCTCCTTGCTGCCATAGGCGTAGATGGGGTGCATGACGAGGGAAGACTGGACGCTCATTGCTGACCTATAGCCGCTATCCACTCGCTCCAGCTCTCGGGCTAGGAGCCCATAGGCCACAGATGAGACTCCAGCACAGCCATACCCTGgtgatggggagggagaaggaagatggaGAAATGGGAGACAAAGCCCTGCCCAGCTTGGACCAGTGTGATTCCTGGGGCCCAAGAGACAAAGCTACGTAGGGGTGCCCAGGGAGGGGACACCAAGCTGGCCCTAGTTTGTGGGTTTATGAATTTGTCCTCACAGCCACTCTCAGATGGAGGAATAACAGCCTCGCTTTGCAGACTGGGAAACTCAAGCTCAGGGATGAGAGGGGGCTTTCCAGGCCACAGTGGGGGCTGCAGAGTGTGGAGACAAACCTGTCCCTACCTTTGATGGTGGGGCCCAGCACACCAAGCTCCCCCATCTCTGAGATGATCTCCCGGTGAAAAACTGCAAAAGATGGATGCCCAAActcaggcccagccctgccccccctGGAACCCCACCCCAGGGACAGAGGGGGCCAGGGGCTCAGCTAAAGCAGGCAGAGCTGGTGCGCAGGGTGGGAGCATCCGCCCACTGGCATGAGCACCTTCGTTGCGATTAGCCAGCAGGATTCGGGGCATGAGGCGCTCCTGGCAGTAGGTGCGGAAGGTGTCCCTGATGAGGATCTCATCCGCTGTCAGCTGCTCCTCCAGTACCAGCGGGTCCCTCCAGTCAAATTCAGGACGCGAGGCTGGGACGCAGAGCAGAGAGCGGGAGGAGGCTTAACTGGGCCCGGCCACCCTACCACCGCACCCTCCTCTTCTGGAATCCTCAGCCCCGCTCCCGGCTCCACCTGGCTCCTGGTGGATGTGAGCTTATCTCCGGGAAACTCACCGCCTCGGCCCTAGCCacgccctgcctccctccagggcagccctCGGATTCCGGGACAGAGCCCACCCCGGGGAGACAGACAGTTGGACAAGGGCCGCAGACACCCGACGCAAGGAGGGTCCTTACCCTTAGTCGCTCGGTTCAGTGTCTTCCCGCCCTTTTCTGCAAACACAGGATGGGAAAGTCATCCCGGAAAAGCCCCCGAACCTCCAattccaccctccccaccctgcccccgaCCGGGCACTAACCAGTCTGCGCCGCCGCCGAGCCCCACCCGCGCAGGAAGCTCAGGCCTGGTCCACGGCTCAGCAGCCGCTCGGGGACTCTTCTCAGGGCCATGTGGGCAGCGGGCGGGCAAGCGGAGCAACCACGGCCAACCTGGAGGAGCAGGGGCGTCAGCGGAGTGGCTGCCACCGCCCGGCCCCCGACCCCACTCGCCCCTCTCGCAGGTGCTAACCTGGCGCCTCCAG
This window of the Canis lupus dingo isolate Sandy chromosome 20, ASM325472v2, whole genome shotgun sequence genome carries:
- the GCDH gene encoding glutaryl-CoA dehydrogenase, mitochondrial; this translates as MALRRVPERLLSRGPGLSFLRGWGSAAAQTEKGGKTLNRATKASRPEFDWRDPLVLEEQLTADEILIRDTFRTYCQERLMPRILLANRNEVFHREIISEMGELGVLGPTIKGYGCAGVSSVAYGLLARELERVDSGYRSAMSVQSSLVMHPIYAYGSKEQQQKYLPRLAKGELLGCFGLTEPNHGSDPGSMETRARHNPSNRSYTLNGTKTWITNAPVADLFVVWARCEDRSIRGFLLEKGMRGLSAPKIEGKFSLRASSTGMIVMDGVEVPEENVLPDVSGLAGPFGCLNNARFGIAWGVLGAAEFCLHTARQYSLDRIQFGAPLARNQLIQKKLADMLTEITLGLHACLQLGRLKDQDKATPEMVSLLKRNNCGKALDIARQARDILGGNGISDEYHVIRHAMNLEAVNTYEGTHDIHALILGRAITGIQAFTASK